A region of Miscanthus floridulus cultivar M001 unplaced genomic scaffold, ASM1932011v1 os_2694_3_4, whole genome shotgun sequence DNA encodes the following proteins:
- the LOC136535335 gene encoding uncharacterized protein, with protein sequence MHHRPSSSAAASSLPLSPADGFLRVKDGVDGMIKYVANEPSVGLYFVQQHARASMPLLLDVKGKLAEKTHEVTLHTEDMEDSICAVRSMADFGLPLADDMIKDINRSLQIMSKTQPKRGLIQNPSWGFQSRKSSGTWDELGSTNGSSSRNYLSSMFNTAKQKASSLRWPQPDFTTKDDISENSASSAAPESSQAGGQGASTPDTEKDDLPISSRLSDGTTATNHSLPAAGVSETVESYNKFKEEQELKLQEWLRDSEEAVDDKD encoded by the exons ATGCACCACcgcccctcctcctccgccgccgcgtcGTCGTTGCCGCTCTCCCCCGCCGACGGCTTCCTCCGCG TGAAGGACGGCGTGGACGGGATGATCAAGTACGTCGCCAAcgagccctccgtcgggctctacTTCGTCCAGCAGCATGCCCGGGCCTCCATGCCCCTCCTCCTCGACGTCAAG GGTAAGCTTGCAGAAAAGACTCACGAGGTGACACTGCACACAGAAGACATGGAGGATTCTATTTGCGCTGTGAGATCCATGGCTGATTTTGGACTTCCACTTGCTGATGACATGATCAAGGACATAAATAGATCACTGCAAATAATGTCAAAGACCCAGCCAAAGAGAGG GTTGATCCAGAACCCCAGTTGGGGGTTCCAGTCAAGGAAAAGCTCAGGAACTTGGGATGAATTGGGCTCTACCAATGGAAGTAGCAGCAGGAACTACCTCTCTTCAATGTTCAACACTGCGAAGCAAAAGGCATCAAGTCTCAGGTGGCCACAGCCTGACTTTACAACCAAAGATGATATTAGCGAGAATTCAGCGTCTTCTGCTGCCCCAGAATCGTCACAAGCTGGTGGACAAGGTGCATCTACACCAGATACAGAAAAGGATGACCTCCCCATTTCAAGTAGGTTGTCAGATGGTACGACTGCAACCAACCATAGCTTGCCTGCTGCCGGTGTCTCCGAAACAGTGGAGTCTTACAATAAGTTCAAGGAAGAACAAGAACTGAAACTTCAGGAGTGGCTTAGAGACTCTGAAGAAGCTGTCGACGATAAAGACTGA
- the LOC136535337 gene encoding protein ENHANCED DISEASE RESISTANCE 2-like: protein MASSNGEAEQQWIENVKSGGAVPCLTPENCPNGWATPSGDSFMVRGPEYLTNKVKIPGGEYLLKPLGFDWIKGPAKICEILKDNNHRVRKAIDEEVSRGNQPFVWAFNLQLPKDNYSAIFYFVSLEAIPEGSLMDQFLKGDDAFRNSRLKLIANIAKGPWIVRTAVGEQAICILGRALSCKYTQGSNFIEVDVDIGSSIVANAIVHLAFGYITTLTVDLAFLIESQTESELPERLLGAGRFSELNPGSAGLFEKRSEEHQESTQSRPVGFWQGFSHLLNKQGNPREPSPTLQNTNGSLHKEEANENSK, encoded by the exons ATGGCTTCTTCGAATGGTGAGGCTGAGCAACAATGGATAGAGAATGTTAAGTCAGGAGGAGCAGTTCCCTGTCTAACACCTGAAAACTGTCCTAATGGCTGGGCTACTCCTTCTGGTGATTCATTTATGGTCAGAGGCCCAGAATATCTTACAAACAAGGTAAAAATACCAGGTGGAGAATATCTTCTGAAGCCTCTTGGATTTGATTGGATCAAAGGACCAGCAAAAATCTGTGAGATCCTGAAAGACAATAATCATCGAGTTAGAAAAGCTATTGATGAGGAGGTTTCACGTGGTAACCAGCCTTTTGTCTGGGCATTCAACTTGCAACTGCCCAAGGATAACTACAGTGCAATATTCTACTTTGTATCGCTAGAGGCTATACCTGAAGGCTCACTTATGGACCAATTCTTGAAAGGAGATGATGCTTTCCGAAACTCAAGGCTTAAGTTAATAGCAAACATTGCTAAGGGGCCCTGGATTGTTCGGACTGCTGTTGGTGAACAAGCCATCTGTATATTGGGGAGAGCCCTCTCGTGCAAGTATACTCAAGGATCAAACTTCATTGAAGTTGATGTGGATATCGGGTCTTCTATAGTTGCAAATGCAATTGTTCATTTGGCATTTGGCTATATCACAACGCTAACTGTAGATTTGGCCTTTCTCATTGAGAGTCAAACTGAATCAGAGCTCCCTGAGAGACTTCTTGGAGCCGGAAGGTTTTCTGAGTTAAATCCTGGATCAGCTGGTTTGTTTGAAAAGCGATCTGAAGAGCATCAGGAAAGCACTCAGTCTCGGCCTGTAGGATTTTGGCAGGGTTTCTCTCATCTGTTAAACAAACAAGGCAATCCGAGGGAGCCATCCCCTACTTTGCAGAATACTAATGGAAGTTTGCAcaaagaagaagcaaatgagaattCTAAATG A